One genomic segment of Desulfomicrobium sp. ZS1 includes these proteins:
- a CDS encoding DUF3369 domain-containing protein encodes MNDMKLGISTFPSDELLFAAEQEPALSRAVPGWKLLIVDDEEEVHVITRMVLEGLTFSGKGLTFLSAYSGAQARELLREHGDIAVILLDVVMETGQAGLEFVEFIRSELGNRCVRIILRTGQPGQAPEREVITRYDINDYKHKTELTAQKLFSTVTTAIRSYRDLNVIEKSRQGLDLIVTSTRGLFERRNLELFAQGVLDQMSSLLRINEDSLFLHSPSGFAATVRDGDIAVLAGTGEFGHCGAEKSACVLDDSVTRVLQQALRQREGVFAEDAFVQYFRSRRGSENLLYFRLDRFLNPFERRLVEVFSRNVAIALDNMLLNTELLHSQKEIILTLGECVESRSKETAGHVRRVSECCSLLASKLGLDSLEVDLVRLASPMHDVGKIGIPDSILLKPGKLTVEEFEVMKTHTLLGYRILKGSSRPMMRAAAIIAHEHHERWNGAGYPRGLAGQDIHPYGRIVCLVDVFDSLLSRRVYKEPWPLEQVRDFILAERGEMFDPDMVDTMMGQLDAFVAIRQEFPD; translated from the coding sequence ATGAATGACATGAAGCTGGGCATTTCCACATTTCCTTCGGACGAGCTGCTTTTTGCCGCCGAGCAGGAACCGGCTCTTTCCCGGGCTGTGCCCGGCTGGAAACTGCTCATCGTCGATGACGAGGAGGAGGTGCACGTCATCACCAGAATGGTGCTTGAAGGGCTGACTTTTTCCGGCAAGGGGCTGACCTTTTTGAGCGCGTATTCCGGAGCGCAGGCCCGGGAGCTTCTGCGCGAGCATGGCGACATCGCCGTCATTCTGCTTGATGTGGTCATGGAGACGGGCCAGGCGGGACTTGAGTTTGTCGAATTCATCCGTTCGGAGCTCGGCAACCGTTGCGTCCGCATCATCCTGCGCACGGGCCAGCCCGGCCAGGCCCCGGAGCGGGAGGTCATCACCCGCTACGACATCAACGACTACAAGCACAAGACAGAGCTCACGGCCCAGAAACTCTTTTCCACCGTGACCACGGCCATCCGCTCGTATCGGGATTTGAACGTCATCGAGAAGAGTCGGCAGGGCCTGGACCTGATCGTTACCTCCACCAGGGGTCTCTTTGAACGCCGCAACCTGGAACTTTTCGCTCAGGGCGTCCTTGATCAGATGAGTTCCCTCCTGCGGATCAACGAGGACTCACTTTTCCTGCATTCCCCTTCGGGATTTGCGGCCACGGTCCGGGACGGAGACATCGCCGTTCTCGCAGGGACGGGGGAGTTCGGTCACTGCGGAGCGGAAAAGTCTGCCTGCGTGCTGGACGACAGCGTGACCCGTGTTTTGCAGCAGGCCCTACGGCAACGGGAGGGTGTCTTTGCAGAGGACGCCTTTGTGCAGTATTTTCGCTCCCGGCGCGGGTCCGAGAATTTGCTCTATTTTCGCCTGGACCGATTTCTCAACCCCTTCGAGCGCAGGCTGGTGGAGGTTTTTTCCAGGAATGTGGCCATCGCGCTGGACAACATGCTGCTGAACACGGAGCTTTTGCACAGCCAGAAAGAGATCATCCTGACCCTGGGCGAGTGCGTCGAGTCGCGCTCCAAGGAGACGGCGGGGCATGTGCGCCGAGTCTCGGAATGTTGCAGTCTGCTGGCTTCAAAGCTTGGTCTCGACTCCCTGGAGGTGGATCTGGTGCGCCTGGCCTCGCCCATGCACGACGTAGGCAAGATCGGCATCCCCGACTCCATCCTGCTAAAGCCCGGCAAGCTGACCGTGGAGGAGTTTGAGGTCATGAAGACCCATACCCTGCTCGGTTATCGGATTTTGAAAGGCTCCAGCCGGCCCATGATGCGGGCGGCGGCGATCATCGCCCATGAGCACCATGAGCGCTGGAACGGAGCGGGGTACCCCCGCGGCCTTGCCGGGCAGGATATCCACCCTTACGGCCGCATCGTCTGTCTGGTCGACGTGTTCGATTCCCTGCTTTCGCGCAGGGTCTACAAGGAGCCTTGGCCCCTTGAGCAGGTGCGCGACTTCATTCTCGCCGAGCGTGGGGAAATGTTCGACCCGGACATGGTCGATACGATGATGGGGCAGCTCGATGCCTTTGTCGCCATCCGCCAGGAATTTCCCGATTGA
- a CDS encoding insulinase family protein has product MAIGFTRVSTTFVQEISSRADIFVHDRTGARILSVVNDDENKVFGISFRTPPSDSTGVAHILEHSVLCGSRKYPVKEPFVDLLKGSLQTFLNAMTYPDKTCYPVASQNLKDFYNLVDVYLDAVFFPRITPEIFEQEGWHLDLPAKGGELSIKGVVYNEMKGVYSSPDSQLAEHSQQSLFPDTTYGLDSGGNPHAITDLTYEGFLEFHRTLYHPSNAWIFFYGDDDPEVRLELLREYLDQFSALEVNSTIARQQPFDAPREVRHGFEAMGEEDGALGMLTMNWLFPGKEDPGTVLACKILDGLLTGMNASPLRKALIESGLGEDLTGVGVEHEMAQMYYSVGMKGVLPENFQAVRNLIVTTLEDIVAQGFEADLIEAGVNSAEFDLRENNTGSYPRGLIVMLRSLGSWLYDLDPLELVAFEAPMAALKERLARGERVFEDLIERHILKNPHASVVILEPEEGHAERVEQEEQALIAKLRADQTALSDDELVRRTEHLRRMQEAPDSPEALALLPSLSREDIDPAVRVVPTEVREWEVATALMHDLPTNNICYMDLALDLGAVPDRLIPLVPLFGRALTEMGTMKEDYVSFSKRINSKTGGVHARSLLSQREDGPGPVARLVVRAKAVGERVGDMIDIVRDALTQARFDDRERFRQMVLEEKAGLEHALVPSGHHFVGLRLRARFNLADSLQERMGGLENLFFLRELAERMDTDFGGVLSDLEELRRALVRKDGAVLNLTMDEAMLAAHGERFREFVAGLPGGTLADAVWQVPGTDGHEGLIIPAQVNYVGKICDLHRAGYSFHGSSLVAVKYLRTTWLWEQVRVLGGAYGGFCNFGRLSGLMSFGSYRDPNVTSTLAAFDGCGKFLETVSLDRGELLKAIIGTSGDLDPYQLPDSKGFTALSQHLAGVTTTTRQRIRDEVLATDERHFREFGTLLREVAPAGLICVLGGEDSLTSAASQGLEFQRKIRLL; this is encoded by the coding sequence ATGGCCATCGGATTCACCCGCGTTTCGACCACGTTTGTCCAGGAAATTTCATCACGCGCCGATATCTTCGTGCACGACAGGACAGGGGCGCGCATCCTGTCCGTGGTCAACGATGACGAGAACAAGGTCTTTGGCATCAGCTTTCGCACCCCACCGTCCGATTCGACCGGCGTGGCGCATATCCTGGAGCATTCGGTGCTGTGCGGGTCGCGAAAGTATCCGGTCAAGGAACCTTTTGTGGACCTCTTGAAGGGTTCCTTGCAGACGTTTCTGAACGCCATGACCTACCCGGACAAGACCTGCTATCCCGTGGCCAGTCAGAACCTGAAGGATTTCTACAATCTGGTCGACGTCTATCTGGACGCGGTCTTCTTTCCGCGCATCACTCCCGAGATCTTCGAGCAGGAGGGCTGGCATCTGGACCTGCCGGCCAAGGGTGGGGAGCTGTCCATCAAGGGCGTGGTCTATAATGAAATGAAGGGTGTGTATTCTTCCCCGGATTCGCAGCTCGCCGAGCACTCCCAGCAATCCCTCTTTCCGGACACGACCTATGGCCTGGATTCCGGCGGCAACCCCCACGCCATCACGGATCTGACCTACGAGGGGTTTCTGGAATTTCACCGCACCCTCTACCATCCTTCAAACGCCTGGATCTTCTTTTATGGCGATGACGATCCGGAGGTCAGGCTCGAACTCCTGCGTGAGTATCTGGATCAGTTTTCCGCCCTGGAAGTGAACTCGACCATTGCCCGGCAGCAGCCTTTCGACGCGCCGCGCGAAGTGCGGCACGGTTTCGAGGCCATGGGCGAGGAGGACGGCGCCCTGGGCATGCTGACCATGAACTGGCTTTTTCCGGGCAAGGAAGACCCCGGAACCGTGCTGGCCTGCAAGATTCTGGATGGCCTTTTGACCGGCATGAACGCATCGCCCCTGCGCAAGGCGCTCATCGAGTCGGGCCTGGGCGAGGACCTGACCGGGGTGGGCGTGGAGCATGAGATGGCTCAGATGTACTATTCCGTGGGCATGAAGGGCGTGCTGCCGGAAAATTTTCAGGCGGTGCGCAATCTCATCGTCACGACTCTCGAAGACATCGTGGCGCAGGGCTTTGAGGCCGACCTGATCGAGGCCGGAGTCAATTCCGCCGAGTTCGATCTGCGCGAGAACAACACCGGCTCCTATCCGCGCGGCCTCATTGTCATGCTGCGTTCATTGGGCTCCTGGCTGTATGATCTCGATCCTCTGGAACTGGTGGCCTTCGAGGCCCCCATGGCGGCCTTGAAGGAGCGCCTGGCCAGGGGCGAGAGGGTTTTCGAAGACCTCATCGAACGCCATATTCTGAAAAATCCCCACGCAAGCGTGGTCATTCTCGAGCCCGAAGAAGGTCATGCGGAGCGGGTGGAGCAGGAGGAACAGGCGCTCATAGCCAAGCTGCGCGCGGATCAGACGGCCCTGTCCGACGATGAGCTGGTGCGGCGCACGGAGCACCTGCGGCGCATGCAGGAGGCCCCGGATTCGCCCGAGGCCCTGGCTCTTTTGCCCAGTCTCTCCCGGGAGGACATCGACCCCGCAGTGCGGGTCGTGCCCACGGAGGTGCGTGAATGGGAGGTCGCCACGGCGCTCATGCACGACCTGCCGACCAACAATATCTGCTACATGGATCTGGCTCTGGACCTTGGCGCGGTGCCGGATCGGCTCATTCCCCTGGTTCCGCTCTTCGGCCGCGCCCTGACCGAGATGGGCACCATGAAGGAGGACTACGTGTCTTTCTCCAAGCGCATCAACAGCAAGACCGGCGGGGTTCACGCCAGAAGCCTTCTGTCCCAGCGCGAGGACGGCCCCGGCCCCGTGGCCCGGCTGGTGGTCCGCGCCAAGGCCGTGGGCGAGCGGGTCGGCGACATGATCGATATCGTGCGCGACGCCCTGACCCAGGCCCGCTTTGACGACCGCGAGCGCTTCCGGCAGATGGTGCTGGAGGAGAAGGCGGGGCTTGAGCACGCCCTGGTGCCCTCGGGCCATCATTTCGTGGGATTGCGCCTGCGCGCGCGCTTCAACCTGGCGGACAGCCTGCAGGAACGCATGGGGGGGCTGGAGAATCTCTTCTTCCTGCGCGAACTGGCCGAGAGGATGGACACTGATTTTGGCGGGGTGCTGTCCGATCTGGAGGAACTGCGCCGGGCGCTGGTGCGCAAGGACGGGGCGGTGTTGAACCTGACCATGGACGAGGCTATGCTCGCCGCCCATGGCGAGCGCTTTCGGGAATTCGTGGCGGGTCTGCCGGGCGGGACTCTGGCGGACGCGGTCTGGCAGGTGCCGGGCACGGATGGGCACGAGGGGCTCATCATTCCGGCTCAGGTCAATTATGTCGGCAAGATCTGCGACCTGCACAGGGCCGGCTACTCCTTTCACGGTTCAAGCCTGGTGGCGGTCAAATACCTGCGCACGACCTGGCTGTGGGAGCAGGTTCGGGTCCTGGGCGGAGCGTATGGCGGTTTTTGCAACTTCGGCCGTCTCTCGGGGCTCATGAGTTTCGGTTCCTACCGCGACCCCAACGTCACGTCCACGCTGGCCGCTTTCGACGGCTGCGGGAAATTCCTGGAGACGGTGAGTCTGGACCGGGGCGAGCTTTTAAAAGCCATCATCGGCACCTCGGGCGATCTCGACCCCTATCAGCTCCCCGATTCCAAGGGATTCACGGCTTTGAGCCAGCATTTGGCCGGAGTGACCACAACGACCCGCCAGCGTATCCGCGACGAGGTCCTGGCTACGGACGAGCGCCATTTCCGCGAATTCGGCACGCTGTTGCGCGAAGTCGCGCCTGCGGGGCTGATCTGCGTGCTCGGCGGTGAAGATTCCCTGACCAGCGCCGCTTCACAGGGCCTTGAGTTTCAACGCAAGATCCGTCTGCTTTAA
- the galE gene encoding UDP-glucose 4-epimerase GalE: MSKILVTGGAGYIGSHTTLALNEAGYEVVVYDNLSTGKAEAVLPPARLVVGDLAQTEALDRLMAKEKFSAVLHFAGSIVVPESVENPLKYYMNNTGNTTELIRLAVKNAIPRFIFSSTAAVYGMPDTAAVTEDSPTKPINPYGRTKLMSEWVIEDTAAAHPDFSFVILRYFNVAGADPKGRIGQSTPDATHLIKVASQAALGRRDALHIFGTDYDTPDGTCIRDYIHVTDLAAAHVLALGHLEAGNPAGIFNCGYGHGYSVRDIVSAVKEASKVDFPVIESPRRAGDPPALISDPTRIRATMNWKPAYDDIQAIALSAYRWEMKL, from the coding sequence ATGTCCAAGATTCTTGTTACCGGCGGTGCCGGGTATATCGGTTCCCACACGACGCTGGCCCTAAACGAAGCCGGTTATGAGGTCGTGGTCTACGACAACCTGTCCACGGGCAAAGCCGAAGCCGTGCTGCCCCCGGCCCGTCTCGTGGTCGGCGATCTGGCCCAGACCGAGGCGCTGGACCGCCTCATGGCGAAAGAAAAATTTTCAGCGGTGCTGCATTTCGCGGGCTCCATCGTCGTGCCCGAATCGGTGGAGAATCCGCTCAAGTATTATATGAATAACACGGGCAACACCACGGAACTGATCCGCCTGGCGGTGAAGAACGCCATCCCGCGTTTCATCTTCTCCTCCACGGCGGCAGTCTACGGCATGCCGGACACCGCCGCCGTAACCGAGGACAGCCCCACCAAACCGATCAACCCCTACGGCCGCACCAAGCTCATGAGCGAATGGGTCATCGAGGACACGGCCGCCGCGCATCCGGATTTCTCGTTCGTCATCCTGCGCTACTTCAACGTGGCCGGGGCCGACCCTAAGGGGCGCATCGGCCAGTCAACTCCCGACGCCACGCACCTGATCAAGGTCGCGTCCCAGGCCGCGCTCGGCCGCAGGGACGCCCTGCACATCTTCGGCACGGACTACGACACTCCGGACGGAACCTGCATCCGCGACTACATCCACGTCACCGACCTGGCCGCAGCCCATGTGCTGGCGCTTGGTCACCTGGAGGCCGGCAACCCGGCAGGCATCTTCAACTGCGGCTACGGTCACGGCTACTCCGTGCGCGACATCGTGAGTGCGGTGAAGGAAGCCAGCAAAGTGGATTTCCCCGTGATCGAAAGCCCGCGCCGGGCAGGAGATCCGCCCGCGCTCATCTCCGATCCGACCCGCATCCGCGCGACCATGAACTGGAAACCCGCATACGACGACATCCAGGCCATCGCGCTCTCAGCCTACCGGTGGGAAATGAAGCTCTAA
- a CDS encoding response regulator, translated as MKSEHAMEEVHFADETPPQKSESDGLWKVMIVDDDDFVHKVTELTLGDYHYQNAPVRYLHAYSGAEARALLREHPDTAVILLDVVMETENAGLEFARHVRQEANNSFVRIILRTGQPGQAPERKVITEYDINDYKHKAELSEQRLFTAITAAIRSYRDLRTIELGRLGLQEVICASAALFAASSVQDFFVLALEHILRIGRCVGPCCLENGLVALSADGQFEILETRGLPPGGGVPTARLQELYERAAREGRVLVLEQEFAARFFNSHTDQNFFFYASFGRPLSETAQGLLHILGGNIAVALNNLFLTEEIVATQREVVLTLGEVVETRSKETAHHVKRVAEYSYVLAIKAGLSEERAHLLRMASPMHDVGKIGIPDSILFKPGKLTDEEFSIIKTHTVIGHSILKGSPRRIMRTAATIALQHHEHWDGGGYPHGLIEDETHIFGRITALADVFDALSCDRVYKKAWPLSEVLDYLREKRGRQFDPFLVDIFLENLDEIMAIRVMYPD; from the coding sequence ATGAAAAGCGAGCATGCGATGGAAGAAGTCCATTTTGCCGACGAGACTCCTCCTCAGAAATCCGAGAGCGATGGACTGTGGAAGGTCATGATCGTGGATGACGATGATTTCGTGCACAAGGTCACGGAGCTGACCCTCGGAGATTATCATTACCAGAACGCCCCTGTGCGTTATCTGCACGCCTATTCCGGCGCCGAGGCGAGGGCGCTTCTGCGCGAACATCCGGACACGGCCGTGATTCTGCTCGATGTGGTCATGGAGACGGAAAACGCGGGCCTTGAATTTGCCCGGCACGTGCGCCAGGAAGCGAACAACTCTTTCGTTCGCATCATCCTGCGCACGGGTCAGCCGGGGCAAGCCCCCGAGCGCAAGGTCATCACCGAGTACGACATCAACGACTACAAGCATAAGGCGGAGCTGAGCGAGCAGCGTCTGTTCACGGCCATCACCGCGGCCATCCGCTCCTACCGCGACCTGCGCACCATCGAGCTTGGCCGCCTTGGGCTGCAGGAGGTCATCTGCGCCTCCGCCGCCCTGTTCGCGGCGTCCTCGGTGCAGGATTTTTTTGTCCTGGCCCTGGAACATATCCTGCGCATCGGGCGTTGTGTCGGACCGTGCTGCCTTGAGAACGGCCTGGTGGCGCTGAGCGCCGACGGGCAGTTCGAAATTTTGGAAACGCGCGGATTGCCCCCCGGCGGGGGGGTTCCCACGGCGCGGCTGCAGGAGCTCTACGAGCGCGCGGCCCGGGAGGGGCGGGTGCTCGTGCTTGAGCAGGAGTTCGCGGCCCGATTCTTCAATTCGCACACGGATCAGAACTTTTTCTTCTACGCGTCTTTTGGCCGCCCTTTGAGCGAGACCGCGCAAGGCCTTTTGCATATTCTGGGCGGAAACATCGCCGTGGCCCTGAACAACCTCTTCCTGACCGAGGAGATCGTGGCCACGCAGCGCGAGGTCGTGCTGACCCTGGGCGAGGTGGTCGAGACCCGCTCCAAGGAGACGGCCCACCATGTCAAACGCGTGGCCGAATATTCCTACGTGCTGGCGATCAAGGCGGGGCTTTCGGAAGAGCGGGCGCATCTCTTGCGCATGGCCTCGCCCATGCACGACGTGGGCAAGATCGGCATCCCCGACTCCATTCTCTTCAAGCCCGGCAAGCTCACCGACGAGGAATTCTCCATCATCAAGACCCATACGGTCATTGGTCATTCCATCCTCAAGGGCTCGCCGCGCCGCATCATGCGCACCGCCGCGACCATCGCCCTGCAGCATCACGAACACTGGGACGGCGGCGGCTATCCGCATGGCCTGATCGAGGATGAGACGCATATTTTCGGGCGCATCACGGCCCTGGCCGATGTCTTTGACGCTCTCTCCTGCGACCGGGTCTACAAGAAGGCGTGGCCGCTCAGCGAGGTCTTGGATTATCTGCGGGAGAAGAGAGGCAGGCAGTTCGATCCGTTTTTGGTGGATATTTTTCTGGAGAATCTGGACGAGATAATGGCCATTCGCGTCATGTATCCGGACTAG
- a CDS encoding type IV toxin-antitoxin system AbiEi family antitoxin, with product MNENEKKLVSQAIAAASQSTGLDITVDQSSGLDAERMDCIVTMRGQGGEVRLTAEVVRNLTTSNLGPVAATVKNLRTAGLLVAPYVNRNLAEKLKGMGIPFMDSSGNLFINVQPYFIYVVGQKRIEEASIAQGSAFNPMGLKVIFTLLCMPERVSSAYRNIAEDSGVSLGTVANTLAALERSGFVVDKGDRGRILERVEELLRRWVVEYAERLRPKLLLGRFSPVEHSWRGTGGPTHFLGGETAAALLTDHLKPAVQTFYLKGELKDFAIANRLKKDPQGPVECLKAFWRFKYPWEHGHMAPPLIIYADLLASGDPRNIETAEIIHERFLAPNYT from the coding sequence ATGAACGAGAATGAAAAAAAACTGGTGAGCCAGGCTATCGCGGCAGCATCGCAGTCGACCGGCTTGGACATCACCGTTGACCAGTCCTCTGGCCTGGACGCGGAGCGCATGGACTGCATTGTAACCATGCGAGGACAGGGCGGGGAGGTGCGTTTGACGGCAGAGGTCGTGCGCAACCTGACCACCTCCAACCTCGGTCCGGTGGCGGCCACGGTCAAGAATCTCCGCACAGCCGGTCTGCTGGTCGCGCCCTACGTGAACCGCAATCTGGCCGAAAAGCTCAAAGGGATGGGCATCCCCTTCATGGATTCGTCAGGCAACCTGTTCATCAACGTGCAGCCGTACTTCATCTACGTCGTGGGACAAAAACGTATTGAAGAGGCGAGCATCGCCCAAGGTTCCGCGTTCAATCCCATGGGTCTGAAAGTCATCTTCACGCTCCTGTGCATGCCCGAACGTGTTTCAAGCGCCTATCGGAACATTGCAGAAGACTCGGGGGTTTCCCTGGGTACCGTGGCAAACACCTTGGCCGCCCTGGAACGGTCCGGCTTCGTTGTCGATAAAGGTGACCGTGGCAGAATCCTTGAGCGGGTGGAAGAGCTCCTGCGGCGGTGGGTCGTGGAATATGCCGAGCGGCTTCGCCCGAAGCTGCTCCTGGGACGCTTTTCACCGGTCGAGCATTCCTGGCGCGGCACGGGCGGTCCGACTCACTTTCTCGGCGGCGAGACGGCGGCTGCGCTCCTCACGGACCACCTCAAGCCGGCCGTGCAGACGTTCTACCTCAAAGGCGAACTGAAGGATTTCGCTATCGCCAATCGGCTCAAAAAGGATCCACAGGGTCCAGTGGAATGTCTGAAGGCTTTCTGGCGTTTCAAGTACCCTTGGGAGCACGGCCACATGGCTCCCCCGTTGATCATCTACGCCGACCTTCTGGCTAGCGGCGATCCGAGAAACATTGAAACGGCAGAGATCATCCATGAACGCTTTCTGGCCCCAAACTACACATGA
- a CDS encoding response regulator, which produces MTDHELQGDIVFAAEDDAGAAAQELKAWKLLIVDDEEDVHSITRMVLEGFEFEGARLEFLSAYSADEGRQILAENPDVAVMLLDVVMETPHAGLDLARQVREELGNSQVRIILRTGQPGQAPERQVIINYDINDYKSKSELTAQKLFTAVTTGLRSYRDLRAIDFSRQGLEDIIAASADLFQTDSLELFARGVLTQMTSLLHLEDSSMYLGDASGLAARDRLDDFVIIAGTGDFSSQESRLASEVLDAQEMELIRRAVHADQCFFSQTSYAGCFGVTSGARHVLFLRVLRELTPLEQNLVQIFAANVTVAFENLQLNQEIAQTHREVIFTLGEVVESRALAGGMHVRRVAEMAWLLGRHAGLPEEDCDLLRLAMPMHDVGKVAIPDSVLLKAGPLDEIERGIMERHPRLGFDILNRSGNHIMQTAARIALEHQEAWDGSGYPACLAGESIHIFSRIARVVDVLDSLLSQRVYKEAWSVADALAYLQDQRGRMLDPVLVDTLLAHKDEFLALRENIIQQSQDIEIAGREKKP; this is translated from the coding sequence ATGACCGATCATGAGCTGCAGGGTGACATCGTGTTTGCCGCCGAGGACGACGCGGGCGCTGCCGCCCAGGAGCTCAAGGCCTGGAAACTTCTGATTGTGGATGACGAAGAGGACGTGCACAGCATCACGCGCATGGTCCTGGAAGGGTTCGAGTTCGAGGGCGCGCGGCTCGAATTCCTGAGCGCCTACAGCGCGGATGAAGGCCGGCAGATCCTGGCCGAAAATCCCGACGTCGCGGTCATGCTCCTTGACGTGGTCATGGAGACGCCCCATGCGGGCCTCGACCTGGCTCGACAGGTACGCGAGGAGCTGGGAAATTCGCAGGTGCGCATCATCCTGCGCACGGGTCAGCCCGGACAGGCCCCGGAGCGCCAGGTCATCATCAATTACGACATCAACGACTACAAGAGCAAATCCGAGCTCACCGCCCAGAAACTCTTCACCGCCGTGACCACCGGCCTGCGCTCCTACCGCGATCTGCGGGCCATCGACTTCAGCCGTCAGGGACTCGAAGACATCATCGCCGCCTCGGCCGACCTGTTCCAGACCGACAGCCTCGAACTTTTCGCGCGCGGAGTGCTGACCCAGATGACCTCGCTGCTGCATCTGGAGGACAGCTCCATGTATCTGGGCGATGCCTCCGGGCTCGCTGCCCGGGACAGGCTCGACGATTTCGTCATTATCGCGGGCACCGGAGACTTTTCCAGCCAGGAGTCCCGCCTGGCCAGCGAGGTGCTCGATGCGCAGGAGATGGAACTGATCCGCCGGGCCGTGCATGCCGACCAGTGCTTTTTCAGCCAGACCAGCTATGCGGGCTGCTTCGGAGTGACCAGCGGCGCGCGGCATGTGCTCTTTTTGCGCGTTCTGCGCGAACTCACGCCCCTGGAGCAGAATCTGGTTCAGATTTTTGCGGCCAACGTGACCGTGGCTTTCGAGAATCTGCAGCTCAATCAGGAGATCGCACAGACCCATCGGGAGGTTATCTTCACCCTCGGCGAGGTTGTGGAGAGTCGTGCCCTGGCCGGCGGCATGCATGTGCGCCGGGTGGCGGAGATGGCTTGGCTGCTGGGACGTCATGCGGGGCTGCCCGAGGAGGACTGCGATCTTCTGCGCCTGGCCATGCCCATGCACGATGTGGGCAAGGTGGCCATCCCCGACAGCGTGCTGCTGAAGGCCGGCCCGCTGGACGAGATCGAGCGCGGCATCATGGAGCGGCATCCGCGTCTCGGGTTTGACATCCTGAACCGCTCCGGCAATCACATCATGCAGACCGCGGCGCGCATCGCTCTCGAACACCAGGAGGCCTGGGACGGCAGCGGTTACCCCGCCTGCCTTGCGGGGGAGAGTATCCATATTTTCAGTCGCATTGCGAGAGTGGTGGATGTGCTGGACAGCCTGCTCAGCCAGCGCGTCTACAAAGAGGCCTGGAGCGTTGCCGACGCCCTGGCGTATCTGCAGGATCAGCGCGGGCGCATGCTCGATCCGGTTCTGGTCGATACGCTGCTTGCGCACAAGGATGAGTTTCTGGCCCTGCGGGAGAATATTATCCAGCAGAGTCAGGATATTGAAATTGCCGGACGTGAAAAAAAACCTTGA